A genomic region of Runella rosea contains the following coding sequences:
- a CDS encoding cation:proton antiporter domain-containing protein translates to MTTAIIITVCVLILLAYVFDITSSKTKVPSVILLLLMGWLVKQVALTTGLSLPNLSPILPILGTIGLILIVLEGSLELELNTTKFPLIKKSFAVALLPMLLLAFGAAAAFHFWGGINFKDSLTNAIPLCVISSAIAIPSVKNLMNHQKEFIIYESSLSDILGVIFFNFVVFNDSFGVASIWHFFAQLMTIIIVSFLATGGLSYLLSKIDHHIKFAPIILLVILIYNISKIYHLPSLVFILIFGLFLGNLDEIKRFKWIQRLKPDLLDREVKKFKEITIEATFVIRVLFFLLFGYLMETAEIMNLSTLGWAVGIVINIFCLRAILLKFYKIELSPLLFVAPRGLITILLFLSIPASQTISLVNKSLIIQIIILSALVMMVGLMMENKKESA, encoded by the coding sequence ATGACAACCGCAATTATAATCACAGTTTGTGTTCTGATTCTTCTTGCTTATGTTTTTGACATCACCTCTTCTAAAACCAAAGTCCCTTCCGTTATTCTTTTGCTGCTGATGGGGTGGCTCGTGAAGCAAGTAGCGCTTACTACGGGCTTGTCGCTTCCCAATCTTAGCCCTATTTTACCCATTTTAGGAACAATTGGACTGATTCTCATTGTACTAGAAGGCTCATTAGAGTTGGAGTTAAATACCACGAAATTTCCGCTCATCAAAAAATCCTTTGCCGTAGCATTGTTGCCCATGCTTCTGTTGGCTTTTGGGGCGGCGGCGGCTTTCCATTTTTGGGGCGGAATCAATTTTAAAGACAGCCTCACCAACGCCATTCCGCTCTGCGTAATCAGCAGCGCTATTGCCATTCCGAGCGTCAAGAATTTGATGAATCATCAGAAAGAATTTATTATTTACGAAAGTAGCCTTTCGGACATTTTAGGGGTGATATTTTTCAACTTTGTAGTCTTTAATGATAGTTTTGGCGTGGCTTCTATTTGGCATTTCTTTGCGCAATTAATGACCATCATTATTGTTTCGTTTCTGGCCACGGGTGGTTTATCCTATCTTTTGAGCAAAATCGACCACCACATCAAGTTTGCCCCCATCATTCTTTTGGTGATTTTGATTTATAATATTTCCAAAATCTATCATCTACCTTCGCTCGTTTTCATCCTGATTTTTGGGTTATTCTTAGGAAATCTTGACGAAATAAAACGCTTTAAGTGGATTCAGCGCCTGAAACCAGACCTACTCGACCGAGAAGTGAAGAAATTTAAAGAAATCACAATTGAGGCTACGTTTGTAATTAGAGTGCTGTTTTTCCTGCTTTTTGGCTACCTGATGGAAACCGCCGAAATTATGAACCTCAGTACACTTGGATGGGCCGTAGGGATTGTGATAAATATCTTTTGTCTGCGGGCTATTCTGCTCAAATTCTACAAAATAGAGCTTTCACCGTTACTTTTTGTCGCTCCGCGTGGATTGATTACGATTTTATTATTTTTGAGCATTCCTGCTTCGCAAACCATCTCATTGGTCAATAAATCGCTCATTATCCAAATCATCATTTTATCAGCGTTGGTAATGATGGTGGGGTTGATGATGGAAAATAAAAAAGAAAGTGCGTAG
- a CDS encoding trypsin-like peptidase domain-containing protein: protein MNQNWKSLALVGLISSAVTVGSVKLLGGIDDSKDVVFTEASAPSMNRFTGGVAPGAAADFTYAAEVSTPAVVHIKASATRQAQQRGMDIFDLFGEDFGMRRSGPQKQESSGSGVIVSADGYIVTNNHVVEGAEELEVVMSNKRTYKAKVIGTDPSTDIAVIQIPAKDLPALAFGNSDAIKVGEWVVAVGNPFNLESTVTAGIVSAKGRGIGILAEKFQQQSRARGSQFKGDTPLESFIQTDAVVNPGNSGGALVNLKGELVGINTAIASPTGSYAGYAFAVPSSLVKKVSSDIIKYGGVQRGYIGIIPEELDSKKADQYDVKVATGIYVQGFGEGNSAAKDAGLKVGDVITKVDGVEVDSDPKFRELVARKRPGESVVLTVNRGGSVKDYSVMLRNREGGREIIKTDEADVALSSLGAQFSDLNPREVQRLQRANIGGGVKVTAMEAGKLARVGVEEGFVITKVNDKAVRSVKELKAALSEKKGARVQMEGLYLDYPEDVYSFGFNL, encoded by the coding sequence TGGTTGGGCTCATTTCAAGCGCAGTTACCGTTGGAAGTGTAAAGCTTTTGGGCGGGATTGATGACTCAAAAGATGTCGTTTTTACAGAAGCAAGCGCTCCTTCAATGAATCGTTTTACTGGGGGAGTTGCTCCCGGGGCAGCGGCCGATTTTACGTACGCCGCCGAAGTTTCCACCCCTGCCGTAGTACACATTAAAGCCTCGGCCACGCGCCAAGCGCAACAACGCGGCATGGACATCTTCGACTTGTTTGGCGAAGATTTCGGAATGCGACGCAGCGGTCCGCAAAAGCAAGAGTCGTCGGGCTCAGGCGTGATTGTCAGCGCGGATGGCTACATCGTTACCAACAACCACGTGGTGGAAGGTGCAGAAGAACTGGAGGTTGTGATGTCAAACAAACGCACCTACAAAGCCAAAGTAATCGGTACTGACCCTTCTACCGATATTGCCGTGATTCAGATTCCCGCCAAAGACCTACCTGCGTTGGCGTTTGGCAACTCAGACGCCATCAAAGTAGGTGAGTGGGTAGTAGCCGTAGGAAATCCGTTTAATTTGGAATCGACCGTTACGGCGGGTATTGTAAGTGCCAAAGGACGCGGTATCGGAATCCTTGCCGAAAAGTTTCAACAACAGTCACGCGCACGCGGCAGCCAGTTTAAAGGTGACACCCCGCTGGAGTCCTTTATCCAAACGGATGCGGTGGTAAACCCGGGCAACTCAGGTGGTGCCTTGGTCAACCTGAAAGGTGAATTGGTGGGTATCAACACCGCCATTGCCAGCCCTACTGGTAGCTACGCAGGTTACGCCTTTGCAGTGCCTTCGAGCTTAGTGAAAAAAGTATCCAGCGACATCATCAAGTACGGCGGTGTACAACGCGGCTACATTGGTATCATTCCAGAAGAGCTCGATAGCAAAAAAGCCGACCAGTATGACGTAAAAGTAGCCACGGGGATTTATGTACAAGGCTTTGGCGAAGGCAACAGCGCCGCCAAAGATGCAGGCTTGAAAGTAGGTGACGTAATTACGAAAGTAGACGGTGTTGAGGTAGATTCTGACCCCAAATTCCGTGAGCTAGTAGCCCGCAAGCGTCCCGGTGAAAGTGTTGTTCTGACCGTTAACCGTGGAGGCAGCGTAAAAGACTACAGTGTCATGCTCCGCAACCGCGAAGGCGGACGCGAAATCATCAAAACTGACGAAGCTGATGTAGCCCTTAGTTCATTAGGAGCCCAGTTCAGCGACCTTAACCCCCGCGAAGTACAGCGCCTTCAGCGCGCCAACATCGGCGGCGGCGTAAAAGTAACCGCGATGGAAGCTGGCAAACTCGCCCGCGTAGGGGTAGAAGAAGGTTTTGTGATTACGAAAGTAAACGACAAGGCGGTTCGTTCGGTCAAAGAACTAAAGGCAGCTTTATCCGAGAAAAAAGGAGCTCGCGTTCAGATGGAAGGTCTTTATTTAGATTATCCTGAAGACGTCTATTCTTTCGGATTTAATTTGTAA